The following proteins are encoded in a genomic region of Streptomyces sp. NBC_01723:
- a CDS encoding sodium:solute symporter, whose amino-acid sequence MRQLDLVVIVVYLIGIAWIGLRKAGKQKSAKDYFVGEGHMPWWTVSFSVVATETSVLTVISVPGGAYSGQGFGNVELALGYVIGRVVVATVLIPLYKRGGFVSAYQYLGDRFGLKLQGLASVTFVFTRLLAEGVRLFASAIPIKLLLDEFGVHASYRVIIIVLTLITVVYTYLGGIKAVIWTDAIQMGLYLGGAILAVAVLSAHVGGEGYARAWDAGRFTLFDTDLNLAHVLTSPFALPTAIIGGAIFAMASHGSDQLIVQRVLATRTLREGQKAMIASGVFVVVQFAAFSLVGALLWSYNQGRPFSELGLSSSDNLYPEFILNGLPVVVSGLLVAGILGAAMGSLSSALNSMSNSTVADIIHSFFRSTPSEESLLRLARWMTLVWATLMAVFACAFSASTGNVYLTGLTIAGYTYGALLGAFLLGRLVTRANEVDSVVAFLVTIGVMTYIVRVVKIDVTTGGTTVSQAIAAQWLVPIGVVITLVVGGVLSLFHRAPAAGGGALEGAEPGTGPDRLTTAGRK is encoded by the coding sequence GTGCGCCAGCTCGACCTCGTGGTGATCGTGGTCTATCTGATCGGGATCGCCTGGATCGGCCTGCGGAAGGCCGGCAAGCAGAAGTCGGCGAAGGACTACTTCGTCGGTGAAGGCCACATGCCGTGGTGGACGGTGTCCTTCTCCGTCGTCGCCACCGAGACCAGCGTCCTGACCGTGATCAGCGTTCCCGGCGGTGCCTACAGCGGTCAGGGCTTCGGCAACGTCGAACTCGCCCTGGGCTACGTCATCGGACGCGTCGTCGTCGCCACCGTACTGATCCCCCTCTACAAGCGCGGCGGGTTCGTCAGCGCCTACCAGTACCTGGGCGACCGGTTCGGGCTGAAGCTGCAGGGGCTCGCCTCGGTGACGTTCGTCTTCACCCGGCTCCTGGCCGAGGGTGTCCGGCTGTTCGCGTCGGCCATCCCGATCAAGCTGCTGCTCGACGAGTTCGGTGTACACGCGAGCTACCGCGTGATCATCATCGTGCTCACGCTGATCACCGTGGTGTACACCTACCTGGGCGGCATCAAGGCGGTCATCTGGACCGACGCCATCCAGATGGGCCTCTACCTCGGCGGCGCGATCCTCGCCGTCGCGGTGCTGTCCGCCCACGTCGGCGGTGAGGGCTACGCCCGCGCCTGGGACGCCGGGCGGTTCACGCTCTTCGACACCGACCTCAACCTGGCGCACGTCCTCACCAGCCCGTTCGCCCTGCCCACCGCCATCATCGGCGGCGCCATCTTCGCCATGGCCAGCCACGGCTCGGACCAGCTCATCGTGCAGCGGGTGCTGGCCACCCGGACGCTGCGCGAGGGCCAGAAGGCCATGATCGCCTCGGGTGTCTTCGTCGTCGTCCAGTTCGCCGCGTTCTCGCTCGTCGGCGCGCTGCTGTGGTCCTACAACCAGGGCCGGCCGTTCTCCGAGCTGGGCCTGTCCAGCTCGGACAACCTCTACCCCGAGTTCATCCTGAACGGGCTGCCCGTCGTCGTCTCCGGGCTGCTGGTGGCCGGCATCCTGGGCGCCGCGATGGGCTCGCTGTCCTCGGCGCTCAACTCCATGTCGAACTCGACGGTCGCCGACATCATCCACAGCTTCTTCCGCAGCACCCCGTCCGAGGAGTCACTGCTGCGGCTCGCCCGCTGGATGACGCTGGTGTGGGCGACCCTGATGGCCGTCTTCGCGTGCGCGTTCAGCGCGAGCACCGGCAACGTCTACCTGACCGGGCTGACCATCGCCGGCTACACCTACGGCGCGCTGCTCGGCGCGTTCCTGCTCGGGCGGCTGGTCACCCGCGCCAACGAGGTGGACTCCGTCGTGGCCTTCCTGGTCACCATCGGGGTGATGACGTACATCGTGCGGGTGGTCAAGATCGACGTCACGACGGGCGGGACGACGGTGTCCCAGGCCATCGCGGCCCAGTGGCTGGTGCCCATCGGGGTGGTGATCACCCTGGTCGTCGGCGGCGTCCTGAGCCTCTTCCACCGGGCGCCGGCCGCCGGCGGGGGCGCCCTGGAGGGCGCCGAGCCGGGTACCGGCCCCGACCGGCTCACCACGGCCGGCCGGAAGTGA
- a CDS encoding anhydro-N-acetylmuramic acid kinase, with product MRVIGLMSGTSYDAVEAAAADLVLQDDVLVMRPLGHLSAPYPDELRELIAGFLPPSDTTARTAAVLDTGIGRAFADVAVRALRELCDGTADLVVSHGQTVYHWVEDGAVRGSLQLGQPAWIAEATGLPVVSDLRGRDVAAGGQGAPLVVMTDTLALAALPGTPAALNLGGIANLTVVAPGAEPLAFDTGPANALMDAAVRHFTGGALGYDEDGRRAGAGRVDAALLRVLLDEPYYARPAPKSTGKESFHLPHLLEALALAPVPEPDDVLATLARLTAVTVADACRAHGVTRLVVSGGGAHNPVLMGMLAEELPGVPLGPSDALGLPSDAKEALAFALLGFLTVHGLPGAIPSGTGARRATLLGSITPGREPLRLPEPATVPPRLLRVTDEPVS from the coding sequence TTGCGTGTGATCGGCCTGATGTCAGGCACCTCCTACGACGCGGTCGAGGCGGCCGCCGCGGACCTCGTCCTCCAGGACGACGTCCTGGTGATGCGGCCCCTCGGGCATCTCTCGGCCCCCTACCCCGACGAACTGCGCGAGCTGATCGCGGGGTTCCTGCCGCCGTCGGACACGACCGCCCGCACCGCCGCCGTGCTCGACACCGGCATCGGCCGCGCCTTCGCCGACGTGGCCGTCCGCGCCCTGCGCGAACTGTGCGACGGGACCGCGGACCTGGTGGTCTCGCACGGGCAGACCGTCTACCACTGGGTCGAGGACGGCGCCGTCCGCGGCAGCCTGCAACTCGGCCAGCCCGCCTGGATCGCCGAGGCCACCGGTCTGCCCGTCGTCTCCGACCTGCGCGGCAGGGACGTCGCGGCCGGCGGACAGGGCGCCCCGTTGGTGGTCATGACCGACACCCTCGCCCTGGCCGCGCTGCCCGGCACCCCGGCCGCGCTCAACCTGGGCGGCATCGCCAACCTCACCGTCGTCGCCCCCGGCGCCGAACCGCTGGCCTTCGACACCGGGCCCGCCAACGCGCTGATGGACGCCGCCGTACGGCACTTCACCGGAGGCGCCCTCGGGTACGACGAGGACGGGCGGCGGGCCGGCGCGGGGCGGGTCGACGCGGCGCTGCTGCGGGTGCTGCTGGACGAGCCGTACTACGCCAGGCCGGCCCCGAAGAGCACCGGCAAGGAGAGCTTCCACCTGCCCCACCTGCTCGAGGCACTGGCCTTGGCGCCGGTGCCGGAGCCGGACGACGTACTGGCGACCCTGGCCCGGCTCACCGCGGTCACCGTGGCCGACGCCTGCCGGGCGCACGGGGTCACCCGGCTCGTCGTCTCCGGCGGCGGGGCGCACAACCCGGTGCTGATGGGCATGCTCGCCGAGGAACTGCCCGGCGTGCCGCTCGGACCCAGCGACGCGCTCGGGCTGCCGTCCGACGCGAAGGAGGCCCTCGCCTTCGCGCTCCTGGGCTTCCTCACGGTGCACGGCCTGCCCGGCGCGATCCCGTCGGGAACCGGTGCGCGCCGGGCGACGCTCCTCGGCAGCATCACCCCGGGCCGGGAGCCCCTGCGCCTGCCCGAGCCCGCCACCGTGCCGCCCCGGCTGCTCCGCGTCACGGACGAACCGGTGTCGTGA
- the mgrA gene encoding L-glyceraldehyde 3-phosphate reductase, whose protein sequence is MNHVADPHRYDGTMRYRRTGRSGLDLPVLSLGYWHNFGDDKPFESQREIALRAFDLGITHHDLANNYGPPYGSAEINFGRIMRQDLAPYRDEMVISTKAGYDMWPGPYGQGGGSRKYVLASLDQSLKRTGLEYVDIFYSHRLDASTPLEETMTALDTAVRQGKALYVGISSYDAERSREAAAILRDLGTPLLIHQPSYNMLNRWIETEGLLDAAGDEGFGVIGFTALAQGLLTGRYLDGVPEGSRATQGKSFATDWLNEDTLQRLRALNDIAARRDQTLAQMALAWALRDPRVTSLVIGASRTDQLEQNVAALDNLAFTADELAEIDKYAVADGSVDLWRQARTGEMG, encoded by the coding sequence ATGAACCACGTCGCCGACCCCCACCGCTACGACGGCACCATGCGGTACCGCCGCACCGGTCGTTCCGGTCTCGACCTGCCCGTCCTGTCGCTGGGCTACTGGCACAACTTCGGCGACGACAAGCCGTTCGAGTCGCAGCGGGAGATCGCCCTGCGCGCCTTCGACCTCGGCATCACCCACCACGACCTGGCCAACAACTACGGCCCGCCCTACGGATCCGCGGAGATCAACTTCGGCCGGATCATGCGGCAGGACCTGGCACCGTACCGGGACGAAATGGTGATCTCCACCAAGGCCGGATACGACATGTGGCCCGGCCCCTACGGCCAGGGCGGAGGCTCCCGCAAGTACGTGCTCGCCTCCCTCGACCAGTCCCTGAAGCGCACGGGCCTGGAGTACGTCGACATCTTCTACTCCCACCGCCTGGACGCCTCCACACCGCTGGAGGAGACCATGACGGCGCTGGACACCGCGGTGCGGCAGGGCAAGGCCCTCTACGTCGGGATCTCCTCCTACGACGCCGAACGCTCCCGTGAGGCCGCGGCGATCCTCCGCGACCTCGGCACCCCGCTGCTGATCCACCAGCCCTCGTACAACATGCTCAACCGGTGGATCGAGACCGAGGGCCTGCTCGACGCCGCGGGCGACGAGGGCTTCGGCGTCATCGGGTTCACCGCGCTCGCCCAGGGGCTGCTCACCGGCCGCTACCTCGACGGCGTCCCGGAGGGCTCCCGCGCCACCCAGGGCAAGTCCTTCGCGACCGACTGGCTGAACGAGGACACCCTCCAGCGGCTGCGCGCGCTCAATGACATCGCCGCCCGCCGGGACCAGACCCTGGCCCAGATGGCGCTCGCCTGGGCGCTGCGCGACCCGCGCGTCACCTCGCTGGTGATCGGCGCCTCGCGCACCGATCAGCTGGAGCAGAACGTGGCCGCGCTGGACAACCTCGCCTTCACCGCCGACGAACTCGCCGAGATCGACAAGTACGCGGTCGCCGACGGCAGCGTCGACCTGTGGCGGCAGGCCCGCACCGGCGAGATGGGCTGA
- a CDS encoding serine protease: MSTGRRAAAALTTGIALTAAALVAPLSAQAVVGGTESTRAYSFMGSFQPSYPAPPRSDKHGCGVEVLAPQWVLTASHCAGRNPTGAKAGVPRGWKVRVGSLDTTSGGEVADVDHYYRLATSHDEGGFWGRDLALMHLRKPVRAKPVPIASTTPPDRTPVRIMGWGMTCDDTDNAACFPTRLREADTVVQPISTCPSAAPSGELCIGSRDGSIAASNMDSGGPALVRDGGQWAVAGVVSGPDESGKTLYSDVTKHADWINGIITGTNVPPDDPIPDMEGTVDLSGCAGSVVRTPASRPQDPALLLTNGHCVQGQWPAPGTATVDRPADREVQIADRQGYPQTTARTKRLMYATMTGTDIALYRLDKTYAQLKAEGAKVFRLTSTSVRAGDPLTVASLGTRHNCTAEAVVPHLREGGYQLDNSIRYTTSDDCAPWHGDSGSALLAPDGTTVVGIHNTHNDDGEQCTDNNPCEVGPNGEVTSHQGRSYGQQVHMITDCLAKGSKLDLSRQGCTLTGATHRPDRRDSLLGDQDRHSGHRTREP; encoded by the coding sequence ATGTCGACAGGCCGAAGGGCGGCCGCCGCCCTGACGACGGGGATCGCGTTGACCGCGGCGGCCCTGGTAGCACCCTTATCCGCGCAGGCCGTCGTGGGTGGCACCGAGTCCACCCGGGCCTACTCGTTCATGGGTTCGTTCCAGCCGTCCTACCCCGCCCCGCCGCGCTCGGACAAGCACGGCTGCGGGGTGGAGGTCCTCGCACCGCAATGGGTCCTGACCGCCAGCCACTGCGCCGGCAGGAACCCGACCGGCGCGAAGGCCGGTGTCCCGCGTGGCTGGAAGGTCCGGGTCGGGTCACTGGACACCACGTCCGGCGGCGAGGTCGCCGACGTCGATCACTACTACCGGCTGGCGACCAGTCACGATGAGGGCGGGTTCTGGGGCCGCGACCTCGCTCTGATGCACCTGCGGAAGCCGGTTCGGGCCAAGCCGGTGCCGATCGCCTCGACCACGCCGCCGGACAGGACGCCCGTCCGCATCATGGGCTGGGGCATGACCTGCGACGACACCGACAACGCGGCGTGTTTCCCCACGCGGCTGCGGGAGGCCGACACCGTGGTGCAACCGATCTCAACGTGTCCGTCAGCCGCGCCCAGCGGAGAGTTGTGCATCGGTAGCCGCGACGGCAGCATCGCCGCGTCGAACATGGACTCCGGCGGGCCTGCGCTGGTCCGCGACGGCGGCCAGTGGGCCGTGGCCGGTGTGGTCAGTGGCCCCGACGAAAGCGGCAAGACGCTGTACTCCGATGTCACCAAGCACGCCGACTGGATCAACGGCATCATCACGGGCACCAACGTGCCCCCCGATGATCCGATCCCGGACATGGAGGGCACGGTGGACCTGAGCGGCTGTGCGGGATCAGTGGTCCGCACTCCCGCCTCCCGGCCGCAGGACCCGGCGCTGTTGCTGACCAACGGTCACTGCGTGCAAGGACAGTGGCCCGCGCCCGGAACCGCGACAGTGGACCGGCCGGCCGACCGCGAGGTGCAGATCGCCGACCGCCAGGGCTATCCGCAAACCACCGCCCGTACGAAACGGCTGATGTACGCGACGATGACCGGCACCGACATCGCGCTCTACCGCCTGGACAAGACCTACGCGCAGTTGAAGGCCGAAGGCGCGAAAGTCTTCCGGCTCACCTCCACCTCCGTGCGCGCAGGCGACCCACTGACCGTGGCGTCCCTCGGCACCCGCCACAACTGCACCGCCGAGGCCGTGGTCCCGCACCTGCGGGAGGGCGGCTATCAGCTGGACAACTCGATCCGCTACACCACCAGCGACGACTGCGCCCCCTGGCACGGCGACTCCGGTTCGGCGCTGCTGGCTCCCGACGGCACTACGGTCGTGGGAATCCACAACACCCACAACGACGACGGCGAGCAGTGCACCGACAACAACCCCTGCGAGGTGGGCCCGAACGGGGAAGTAACCTCCCACCAGGGTCGTAGCTATGGCCAGCAGGTTCACATGATCACGGACTGCCTGGCCAAGGGATCGAAACTGGACCTGTCCCGTCAGGGCTGCACCCTCACCGGTGCCACGCACCGTCCCGACCGCCGCGACAGCCTCCTCGGTGACCAGGACCGGCACAGCGGCCACCGGACCCGCGAACCCTGA